From one Populus alba chromosome 17, ASM523922v2, whole genome shotgun sequence genomic stretch:
- the LOC118039391 gene encoding patatin-like protein 2: MANMQTPRSPLQLPTRGNQITVLSIDGGGIRGIIPGTILAFLESELQKLDGADARLADYFDVISGTSTGGLVTAMLAAPNKQNRPLFAAKDINDFYLENCPKIFPQDSSPFASAANLVKTLRGPKYDGKFLHSIVKEKLGDTWLHQTLTNIVIPTFDIKRLQPTIFSTYNVKNNPSTDALLSDICIGTSAAPTYLPAHYFETKDPSGKVRDFNLIDGGVAANNPTLVAISEVSKAINRDGPDSYRMNPMEYGRFLVLSLGTGTAKSEEKYDAEEAAKWGLLGWLTSDHSTPLVDVFTQASADMVDFHISTVFQALNSEENYLRIQDDTLTGTLSSVDVATKENLENLVKVGEELLKKPVSRVNLSTGVFEPINKMTNEEALRKLAKLLSREKHLRDAKSAFGN; this comes from the exons atggcTAACATGCAAACTCCAAGATCTCCCCTTCAACTTCCAACTCGTGGAAACCAGATCACTGTTCTTAGCATCGATGGAGGTGGAATAAGAGGCATTATACCAGGAACTATCCTTGCCTTTTTAGAGTCTGAGCTTCAG AAGCTGGATGGTGCAGATGCAAGGCTTGCGGATTACTTTGATGTGATTTCAGGGACTAGCACTGGCGGCCTCGTGACGGCTATGCTAGCTGCACCGAATAAGCAAAACCGCCCTTTGTTTGCTGCTAAAGACATCAATGACTTCTACCTTGAGAACTGCCCTAAAATATTTCCTCAAGACAG CTCTCCGTTTGCCTCGGCTGCAAATCTGGTAAAGACTCTGAGAGGACCAAAGTATGATGGGAAATTCTTGCATAGTATTGTCAAGGAAAAGTTGGGAGATACATGGCTGCACCAGACATTGACAAATATTgtgatcccaacttttgacatcaAGCGCCTCCAGCCAACTATCTTTTCTACCTATAATGTGAAGAATAACCCATCAACGGATGCCCTTTTGTCTGATATCTGCATTGGAACTTCAGCTGCCCCGACTTATCTTCCTGCCCATTATTTTGAAACCAAAGATCCATCGGGCAAAGTTAGAGATTTCAATCTTATTGATGGTGGTGTGGCAGCAAACAATCCA ACTTTAGTTGCCATCAGTGAAGTTTCAAAAGCAATCAATCGGGACGGACCTGACTCCTACCGCATGAACCCGATGGAATATGGCCGCTTTCTAGTCCTGTCCCTGGGCACTGGTACAGCAAAATCAGAAGAAAAGTATGATGCAGAAGAAGCAGCTAAATGGGGTCTCTTGGGATGGTTGACTAGTGATCATTCTACTCCATTAGTGGATGTTTTCACACAAGCTAGTGCTGACATGGTTGATTTTCATATCTCCACTGTTTTTCAAGCCCTTAACTCTGAGGAAAATTATCTTCGAATTCAG GATGACACATTGACTGGAACGCTTTCATCTGTGGATGTTGCCACGAAAGAGAATTTGGAGAATCTTGTGAAAGTGGGCGAGGAATTGTTGAAGAAGCCAGTTTCAAGGGTGAATTTGTCTACTGGAGTCTTTGAACCTATCAATAAAATGACTAATGAAGAGGCTCTCAGAAA GTTGGCCAAATTACTCTCGAGGGAAAAGCATCTTCGCGACGCTAAGTCAGCTTTTGGAAATTAA